From the genome of Ralstonia pickettii, one region includes:
- a CDS encoding porin, with protein MSRIKFALAATAAAAATLAAGGAHAQSNVTLYGLIDTTISTVNNTNAAGARTTGFQVPWFSGSRWGLTGKEDLGGGTSAIFKLESEFETPTGNMDTPGVLFNRDAWVGLSSESLGKLTFGRQNAIARDISGIYGDPYTSEKVGLDEGGYTNVNNFKQLIFYAGSATGTRMNNGVVWKKMWDGRFLTALGYQFGEVPGQFTQGTTESLALGYNGDNFHLAGFAQQAKVGGFMDRSYSVGGNVIFGMFRVNAGYFHYTGEQPAAIGNRSDNAYTVSLKVAPPGAFDYEIGYQIMKANNAAFSADGNTLNAYASVVGATAAGSGRKSTLYGSVFYHVSKRTEFYVAADYMKLKDQYIVGSTNGHNSQTEFAVGMRTRF; from the coding sequence ATGTCCCGCATCAAGTTTGCCCTTGCGGCAACAGCAGCGGCTGCGGCCACGCTGGCCGCCGGCGGCGCCCATGCCCAGTCGAACGTGACGCTCTACGGGCTGATCGACACCACGATCAGCACCGTCAACAACACCAACGCCGCCGGCGCGCGCACCACCGGCTTCCAGGTGCCCTGGTTCTCGGGCAGCCGCTGGGGCCTGACCGGCAAGGAAGACCTGGGCGGCGGCACGTCGGCCATCTTCAAGCTGGAATCGGAATTCGAAACACCAACCGGCAACATGGACACCCCGGGCGTGTTGTTCAACCGCGATGCCTGGGTGGGCCTGTCGAGCGAATCGCTGGGCAAGCTGACCTTCGGCCGCCAAAACGCGATTGCACGTGACATCTCCGGGATCTACGGCGACCCGTACACCAGCGAGAAAGTCGGTCTGGACGAAGGCGGATACACCAACGTCAACAACTTCAAGCAGCTGATTTTCTACGCAGGCAGCGCCACCGGCACCCGCATGAACAACGGCGTGGTGTGGAAGAAGATGTGGGACGGCCGCTTCCTGACGGCCCTGGGCTACCAGTTTGGTGAAGTGCCGGGCCAGTTCACGCAAGGCACGACCGAATCGCTCGCGCTGGGCTACAACGGCGACAACTTCCACCTGGCTGGCTTCGCGCAACAGGCCAAGGTGGGCGGCTTCATGGACCGTTCGTACTCGGTGGGCGGCAACGTGATCTTCGGCATGTTCCGCGTGAATGCCGGTTACTTCCATTACACCGGCGAGCAGCCGGCCGCGATCGGCAACCGCAGCGATAACGCCTACACCGTGTCGCTGAAGGTCGCTCCCCCGGGCGCCTTCGACTATGAAATCGGCTACCAGATCATGAAGGCCAACAACGCCGCCTTCAGCGCCGACGGCAACACCCTCAACGCGTATGCCAGCGTGGTGGGCGCCACGGCAGCAGGCAGCGGACGCAAGAGCACGCTGTACGGCTCGGTGTTCTACCACGTGTCCAAGCGGACGGAGTTCTACGTCGCGGCCGACTACATGAAGCTGAAGGATCAGTACATCGTGGGCAGCACCAACGGCCACAACAGCCAGACGGAGTTTGCCGTCGGTATGCGCACGCGCTTCTAA
- a CDS encoding ABC transporter substrate-binding protein produces the protein MGVFTCRTARARGVRGWITPWLAALLAVATSHALAQDPTRLTLMVSGTAKMIYLPATLAQRLGYFRDEGLEVELISQPAGVDAESELLTGFAQGVVGFYDHTIDLQAKGKEVRAIVVFSQVPGEAEVVSTRLPATVQSMRDLRGRTLGVTGLGASTSFLTRYLMAQQGLSAGDYTMLPVGADRSFVTALRNGRIDAGMTTDPTVSRLVHSGEARVLLDLRTLESTRAALGGPYPAACLYLQTAWLEAHPDIAAKLAHAFVRTLRYMHTHGAEDIAARMPAEFRRDHPELYAKALAAALPTFSTDGRMPDDGPPTVLRVLAASNANARDKHIDLSRTYTNKFVDQVREGR, from the coding sequence ATGGGTGTTTTTACCTGCAGGACCGCCCGCGCACGCGGGGTCCGGGGCTGGATCACGCCGTGGCTCGCTGCCCTTCTGGCAGTGGCAACCTCGCACGCCCTCGCACAAGACCCGACGCGCTTGACGCTCATGGTCAGCGGCACCGCCAAGATGATCTACCTGCCGGCCACGCTGGCGCAACGTCTGGGCTATTTCCGCGACGAAGGGCTGGAAGTGGAACTGATCTCGCAACCCGCCGGCGTCGATGCGGAGAGCGAACTGCTCACCGGCTTTGCACAAGGCGTGGTCGGCTTTTATGACCACACCATCGACCTGCAGGCCAAGGGCAAGGAAGTGCGCGCCATCGTCGTATTCAGCCAGGTGCCGGGCGAAGCGGAAGTCGTGTCGACACGGTTGCCGGCGACGGTGCAGTCGATGCGCGACCTGCGCGGCCGCACGCTGGGGGTGACGGGTCTGGGCGCATCCACCAGCTTTCTCACGCGCTATCTCATGGCCCAGCAAGGGCTGTCGGCCGGGGACTACACCATGCTGCCGGTCGGAGCCGACCGCAGCTTCGTCACCGCGCTGCGCAACGGCCGCATCGATGCCGGCATGACCACCGACCCGACGGTCTCGCGCCTCGTGCACAGCGGCGAAGCCCGTGTGCTGTTGGACTTGCGCACACTGGAAAGCACGCGGGCTGCGCTCGGAGGCCCGTATCCCGCCGCATGCCTGTACCTGCAGACCGCATGGCTGGAGGCGCATCCGGACATCGCTGCCAAACTGGCTCACGCATTCGTGCGCACCCTGCGCTACATGCACACGCACGGCGCCGAAGACATTGCCGCCCGCATGCCGGCTGAATTCCGGCGCGATCATCCCGAGCTGTACGCAAAAGCGCTTGCCGCCGCGCTGCCAACCTTCAGCACCGACGGACGCATGCCGGACGACGGCCCACCCACCGTCCTGCGCGTCCTCGCCGCCAGCAATGCCAACGCGCGCGACAAGCACATCGACCTCTCGCGCACCTACACCAACAAGTTTGTCGACCAGGTGCGCGAGGGCCGCTAG
- a CDS encoding response regulator, which yields MKLLLIEDNAPLAHWLSEALRRAHFTVDHATDGESADTLLLTQHYDVVLLDLQLPKLSGQGVLQRLRGRRNAVPVLILTASGGIDDKVACLGAGADDYLVKPFEIRELIARIQVLVRRSTPDQSVELQCGDLTYHTGSRTFNLAGQPLVLPAREHTVLEILMLKLGRTVSKPALVNGVFGMDDEASPEAIEIYIHRLRKKLEHSAATIVTLRGLGYLLRDASAAQS from the coding sequence ATGAAGCTGCTCCTGATCGAAGACAACGCCCCGCTGGCGCACTGGCTGTCGGAAGCCCTGCGCCGTGCCCATTTCACCGTGGATCACGCCACCGATGGCGAATCCGCAGATACGCTGTTGCTTACACAACACTACGACGTGGTGCTGCTCGATCTGCAATTGCCTAAGTTGTCTGGGCAAGGGGTATTGCAACGTTTGCGCGGCCGGCGCAACGCGGTGCCGGTGCTGATCCTCACGGCCAGCGGCGGCATCGACGACAAGGTCGCCTGCCTGGGGGCCGGCGCCGATGACTACCTCGTCAAGCCGTTCGAGATTCGCGAGCTGATTGCGCGGATCCAGGTGCTGGTGCGGCGCAGCACGCCGGACCAATCCGTCGAGCTGCAATGCGGCGACCTGACGTACCACACCGGCAGCCGTACCTTCAATCTGGCCGGCCAGCCGTTGGTGCTGCCGGCGCGTGAGCACACGGTGCTGGAAATTCTCATGCTCAAGCTGGGGCGCACGGTGTCCAAACCGGCGCTGGTGAACGGCGTGTTCGGGATGGACGACGAAGCCAGCCCCGAGGCCATCGAAATCTACATCCACCGCCTGCGCAAGAAGCTGGAGCATTCCGCTGCCACCATCGTCACGCTGCGCGGCCTTGGTTACCTGCTGCGCGATGCGTCCGCCGCGCAGTCCTGA
- a CDS encoding sensor histidine kinase: MRPPRSPDGAPAQSAPARAHSLRARLVLWLALPLVVYVAADGWLDLAAARHNADLVHFHALDTAAQMISGQIEWDEGRLRVSVPPAALAVFAAPQTAVRDQVAYQVSTEHGRLLAGRLDFGTRPAFDAAGLADAGTYTDTVEGQPVHVAAVVRTMYDAGRTERVVTRVAQTMNGRDAMIRQLWWPATVRQLALVGLALAMILIGLTLELRPILRLAGNVSARAPTDLAPLDPNGLQHELQPIAGAFNQYLQRIADNALTQKRFIADAAHQMRTPLAILDTQMQVAAQANADAALHEVLRAARTSTRNLADLINDLLLLSQAESSAATSEVVDLSQVARTVLEDLALLADGRRIDLGIELADQPVWTSGNRTLIAALLFNLVDNAVRYTQEGGHVTVQVSADYGWAMLTVTDNGPGIPPEAYARVFERFTRLEGTQTQGSGLGLAIVRQIVDRMGGQIALAPGPGNVGLAVTVWLRRTSAPAAA; the protein is encoded by the coding sequence ATGCGTCCGCCGCGCAGTCCTGACGGGGCGCCCGCGCAGTCCGCCCCGGCACGGGCGCACAGCTTGCGCGCCCGGCTGGTGTTGTGGCTGGCATTGCCGCTGGTCGTCTACGTGGCGGCCGATGGCTGGCTCGACCTGGCCGCCGCGCGCCACAACGCCGATCTCGTGCACTTTCATGCGCTCGACACGGCTGCACAGATGATCAGCGGCCAGATCGAGTGGGACGAAGGCCGCCTGCGCGTGTCGGTGCCGCCGGCTGCGCTGGCGGTGTTTGCCGCGCCACAAACCGCGGTGCGCGACCAGGTGGCGTACCAGGTCAGCACTGAGCACGGCCGCCTGCTGGCCGGGCGGCTCGACTTCGGCACGCGCCCCGCGTTTGACGCGGCTGGCCTCGCCGACGCCGGCACCTACACCGATACCGTGGAGGGCCAGCCCGTGCACGTAGCCGCCGTGGTGCGCACCATGTACGACGCCGGCCGCACCGAGCGCGTCGTCACACGTGTCGCGCAAACGATGAACGGCCGTGACGCGATGATCCGCCAGTTGTGGTGGCCCGCCACCGTGCGCCAGCTCGCGCTCGTGGGGCTGGCGCTGGCGATGATCCTCATCGGCCTGACGCTGGAATTGCGGCCGATCTTACGGCTGGCCGGCAATGTGTCGGCACGCGCCCCCACCGACCTCGCGCCGCTTGATCCCAACGGCCTGCAGCACGAGTTGCAGCCGATTGCCGGCGCGTTCAACCAGTACCTGCAGCGCATAGCCGACAACGCGCTCACGCAGAAGCGCTTCATTGCCGATGCCGCGCACCAGATGCGCACGCCGCTGGCGATTCTCGATACGCAGATGCAGGTGGCGGCGCAAGCCAACGCAGATGCCGCGCTGCATGAAGTCCTGAGGGCTGCGCGCACCAGCACGCGCAACCTGGCGGATCTCATCAACGACTTGTTGCTGCTGTCTCAGGCCGAATCCTCGGCCGCGACGAGCGAGGTGGTGGACCTCTCTCAGGTGGCGCGCACCGTGCTGGAAGACCTCGCGCTGCTCGCCGACGGCCGCCGGATCGACCTGGGCATCGAGCTAGCCGACCAGCCCGTGTGGACGTCGGGCAACCGCACGCTGATCGCGGCCCTGCTCTTCAACCTGGTCGACAACGCTGTGCGTTACACGCAGGAAGGCGGCCATGTGACGGTGCAGGTGTCGGCGGACTACGGCTGGGCCATGCTGACCGTGACCGATAACGGCCCAGGCATTCCGCCCGAGGCGTACGCACGCGTGTTCGAGCGCTTCACGCGGCTGGAAGGCACGCAAACGCAGGGCAGTGGCCTGGGGCTGGCGATCGTGCGTCAGATCGTCGATCGCATGGGCGGTCAGATTGCGCTCGCCCCCGGGCCAGGTAACGTCGGGCTGGCGGTGACGGTTTGGCTGCGACGCACGAGCGCACCCGCCGCAGCGTAA
- a CDS encoding S-layer protein, with translation MLSTKKTLLAIAVPACMTLGLYACGGSDDPAPTNTAGTSPAPTPTTPTQPAKPQGLWTTGDLHVHTAESVDAVTPLSTVLDHAFDLNGLDWMAVSNHLRPSPRDATGATLAGGSIAASAGIAQYEMPAIAQAQASGKYAGKLIFSAAEWDMPTHDHLNVGIFDGIDKLQTSAKGLNKFEYFFTQQSASLFDPNDVTAWQQDGPRAGTTHADVVNAFKWLKTNYPNTSYGLINHPSRNPGKYTVADFREFNDTAPDIMFGIEGMVGNQMEPDRGGYASAYIDANLKNRTYGGVDYVVAQVGGVWDALLGEGRRIWNFADSDHHFEVDATQQFSSGYYPGEYAKTYIWLPGTSTDLKTLLAAMRSGKSFAVFGDLINALDFNAGTAAASADMGGTLTAKAGDKVTITIRFKSPDRNNYEYPLGSGFKVNMRPVVDHVDLIAGDVTGKAASGTPAYAKDTNDSTKVIATFTKADWKVDADGYNSITYTYTAAKNQYFRLRGTNLGMNVSGETSNGNPLPDQKTVVTENAARFNAINDRNYNDLWFYSNPVFVSVQ, from the coding sequence ATGCTTTCGACCAAGAAAACGCTGCTCGCGATTGCGGTGCCGGCATGCATGACGCTCGGCTTGTACGCGTGCGGCGGCAGTGACGACCCCGCGCCTACGAACACTGCAGGCACCTCGCCGGCACCCACGCCGACCACGCCGACGCAGCCCGCCAAGCCGCAGGGCCTGTGGACCACGGGCGACCTGCACGTGCACACAGCAGAGTCCGTCGATGCCGTTACGCCGTTGTCGACGGTGCTCGATCACGCATTCGACCTCAATGGCCTCGACTGGATGGCCGTATCGAACCACCTGCGTCCGTCGCCGCGCGACGCCACCGGCGCCACGCTTGCAGGTGGCTCGATTGCCGCATCGGCCGGGATCGCCCAATACGAGATGCCCGCGATTGCGCAGGCGCAGGCGTCAGGCAAATACGCAGGCAAGCTGATCTTCTCCGCTGCCGAGTGGGACATGCCCACGCACGACCACTTGAACGTGGGCATCTTCGATGGCATCGACAAGCTGCAGACGTCGGCCAAGGGCTTGAACAAGTTCGAATACTTCTTTACCCAGCAATCTGCATCGCTGTTCGATCCGAACGATGTGACCGCTTGGCAGCAAGATGGCCCGCGCGCCGGCACCACCCACGCCGACGTGGTCAATGCCTTCAAGTGGCTGAAGACGAACTACCCGAACACCAGCTACGGCCTGATCAACCACCCGTCGCGCAACCCCGGCAAGTACACGGTGGCGGATTTCCGCGAGTTCAACGACACGGCGCCCGACATCATGTTCGGCATCGAGGGCATGGTCGGCAACCAGATGGAACCCGATCGCGGCGGCTATGCCAGCGCCTACATCGATGCCAACCTGAAGAACCGCACCTACGGCGGCGTGGATTACGTAGTCGCCCAAGTCGGTGGCGTCTGGGATGCGCTGCTGGGCGAGGGCCGCCGCATCTGGAACTTTGCGGATTCCGACCACCACTTTGAAGTCGACGCCACACAGCAGTTCAGCAGCGGCTACTACCCCGGCGAATACGCCAAGACGTACATCTGGCTGCCGGGCACCAGCACCGACCTGAAGACGCTGCTGGCGGCCATGCGCTCGGGCAAATCGTTCGCCGTGTTCGGTGACCTCATCAACGCGCTGGACTTCAATGCGGGTACCGCGGCCGCATCAGCCGACATGGGCGGCACGCTTACGGCCAAGGCCGGTGACAAGGTGACGATCACCATCCGCTTCAAGAGCCCCGATCGCAACAACTACGAGTACCCGCTGGGCAGCGGCTTCAAGGTCAACATGCGCCCGGTGGTCGACCACGTCGACCTGATTGCGGGTGACGTGACGGGCAAGGCGGCATCGGGCACGCCGGCCTATGCGAAGGACACCAACGACTCCACCAAGGTCATCGCTACGTTCACGAAGGCCGACTGGAAGGTCGACGCTGACGGTTACAACAGCATCACGTACACCTACACGGCTGCCAAGAACCAGTACTTCCGCCTGCGCGGCACCAACCTCGGCATGAACGTGTCAGGCGAGACCAGCAACGGCAACCCGCTGCCCGACCAGAAGACCGTGGTGACGGAAAACGCCGCGCGCTTCAACGCCATCAACGATCGGAACTACAACGATCTGTGGTTCTACTCGAACCCGGTGTTTGTGTCGGTGCAATAA
- a CDS encoding DUF4142 domain-containing protein: MNRSTHHIGARRVAALLVAGVLGFGGALSVARAAADKSDTTFVTKAAASGMLEVQASQVAITRASSPDVRAFAQRMVKDHTTVGDELKALAGKKGIAVPESLPADERAKVDKLNALEGAKFDKAYADEVGVKAHKEAVSLFDKASKDAKDPDIKAFFAHNLPALREHLQMAEQLKLAAK; this comes from the coding sequence ATGAACAGATCGACACACCATATTGGCGCCCGGCGTGTTGCCGCGTTGCTGGTGGCAGGGGTGCTGGGCTTTGGCGGCGCATTGAGTGTGGCGCGGGCGGCGGCGGACAAGTCCGACACCACGTTCGTGACCAAGGCTGCGGCATCGGGCATGCTCGAAGTGCAGGCCAGCCAAGTGGCCATCACTCGCGCGAGCAGCCCAGACGTGCGCGCGTTCGCACAACGCATGGTGAAGGATCACACCACCGTTGGTGACGAACTCAAGGCACTGGCCGGCAAAAAGGGCATCGCCGTGCCGGAAAGCCTGCCCGCCGATGAGCGCGCGAAGGTGGACAAGCTCAACGCATTGGAAGGAGCCAAATTCGACAAGGCTTACGCCGACGAGGTAGGCGTGAAGGCCCACAAGGAAGCCGTCTCGTTGTTCGACAAGGCCTCGAAGGATGCAAAGGATCCCGACATCAAGGCATTTTTCGCGCACAACCTGCCGGCGCTGCGTGAGCACCTGCAGATGGCGGAGCAACTGAAGCTCGCGGCGAAGTAA
- a CDS encoding DUF2795 domain-containing protein — translation MKPTRDKSKHASHSKSTSQGKRSSASDKERGGHASHGSAGKSSERAGAKSHERGAHGGGTGGEHATHSPIGIQKALKGASYPAKKQELLKTAQANGADDSTLKTLQDMPDDEYDTPAAVSKAVSNEK, via the coding sequence ATGAAACCGACTCGCGACAAGAGCAAGCACGCGTCGCACTCGAAATCGACGTCGCAGGGCAAACGCAGCAGCGCATCTGACAAGGAGCGTGGCGGTCACGCCAGCCACGGGAGTGCCGGCAAGTCGTCTGAACGTGCCGGTGCCAAATCGCACGAGCGCGGTGCCCATGGCGGCGGTACCGGGGGCGAACACGCAACGCACTCTCCGATCGGCATTCAAAAGGCGCTGAAGGGTGCGTCTTATCCGGCAAAGAAGCAGGAGCTGCTGAAGACCGCGCAGGCCAACGGCGCAGACGACAGCACACTCAAGACGCTGCAAGACATGCCCGACGATGAATACGACACGCCGGCCGCTGTTTCCAAGGCCGTCAGCAACGAAAAGTGA
- a CDS encoding RrF2 family transcriptional regulator, protein MRLTDYTDYALRTLIYVAVHPDELVTIQRIADAFGIPKNHLIKIVQQLGQDGFLHTVRGRAGGITLGRPAAEINLGDVVRATEPDFRMVECFDGDDNHCVITRVCGLRGVLHAALEAYFEVLDGYTLQDLVDKPNAVNRALREAPLPMPRPRAKPVSRT, encoded by the coding sequence ATGCGACTGACCGACTACACCGACTACGCGCTGCGCACGCTGATCTACGTGGCCGTGCACCCGGACGAACTTGTCACGATCCAGCGCATTGCGGATGCCTTCGGCATTCCCAAGAACCACCTAATCAAGATCGTCCAGCAGCTTGGGCAGGACGGCTTCCTTCACACCGTGCGGGGGCGCGCGGGTGGCATCACGCTCGGCCGCCCTGCGGCAGAAATCAATCTCGGCGATGTGGTTCGCGCCACCGAGCCCGATTTCCGCATGGTCGAGTGCTTCGACGGTGACGACAACCACTGCGTCATCACGCGCGTGTGCGGCCTGCGCGGCGTGCTCCACGCAGCGCTGGAGGCGTACTTTGAAGTGCTCGACGGCTACACGCTGCAGGATCTGGTCGACAAGCCGAACGCGGTCAACCGCGCGCTAAGGGAAGCACCGCTGCCGATGCCGCGTCCGCGCGCCAAGCCTGTATCGCGCACGTAG
- a CDS encoding globin domain-containing protein — protein MLSDKSKPYIDASVPVLREHGLTITQTFYRNMFASHPELTNVFNMGNQANGSQQQSLASAVFAYAANHGNNAALAPVVSRIVHKHAAVGIKPSHYPIVARHLIGAIAEVLGDAATPDLLAAWDEAYWLLAAELIAAEARLYQHTGSGPDHRQPVRIVERRQQAEDVVSFKLEAVGDAPLADFLPGQYISVQVELAPGVLQQRQYSLSDAPNGRTWRISVKRDAGDANRPAGTVSSWLHANAREGDVLLVSQPYGDFVPQLATGNPIVLMSAGVGITPMISALNTLAQQNSERRIVFSHAGRAASHVAHADELERAAQALPAFEAHVFLESGEDAEFAQRPAQPGRMTVDTFVRENADADFYLCGPLPFMQAQRAALLASGVPSERIHREVFGPDLLDDIL, from the coding sequence ATGCTGTCCGACAAGTCCAAGCCCTACATCGATGCCAGCGTTCCGGTGCTGCGCGAGCACGGCCTGACTATCACCCAGACCTTCTATCGCAACATGTTCGCCAGCCACCCCGAGCTGACCAACGTGTTCAACATGGGCAACCAGGCCAATGGATCGCAGCAACAGTCGCTGGCTTCGGCGGTGTTTGCGTACGCTGCCAACCATGGCAACAACGCGGCGCTGGCGCCCGTGGTCAGCCGCATCGTGCACAAGCATGCCGCGGTGGGGATCAAGCCAAGTCATTACCCGATCGTGGCGCGTCACCTGATTGGTGCGATTGCAGAGGTTCTGGGTGACGCCGCCACGCCCGACCTGCTTGCCGCCTGGGACGAAGCCTATTGGTTGCTCGCGGCCGAGTTGATCGCGGCGGAAGCACGCCTGTACCAGCACACCGGCAGTGGCCCCGATCATCGTCAGCCGGTGCGCATTGTGGAGCGCCGCCAGCAAGCCGAAGACGTGGTCTCGTTCAAGCTCGAAGCCGTGGGCGATGCGCCGTTGGCCGATTTCCTGCCCGGTCAATACATCTCGGTGCAAGTGGAGCTTGCGCCCGGGGTGCTCCAGCAGCGCCAGTACAGCCTGTCGGATGCACCGAATGGCCGCACGTGGCGCATCTCGGTGAAGCGTGATGCGGGCGATGCCAACCGCCCCGCCGGCACCGTGTCGAGCTGGTTGCACGCCAATGCGCGCGAAGGCGACGTCCTGCTGGTCAGCCAACCGTACGGCGACTTTGTGCCGCAACTGGCGACCGGCAACCCGATCGTGCTGATGTCGGCCGGTGTGGGTATCACGCCCATGATTTCGGCGCTCAACACGCTCGCGCAGCAGAACAGCGAGCGCAGGATCGTGTTCAGCCACGCTGGCCGTGCGGCCTCGCATGTTGCCCACGCCGACGAGCTGGAGCGTGCGGCGCAAGCACTCCCGGCGTTCGAGGCACACGTGTTCCTGGAGTCCGGTGAAGATGCGGAATTCGCGCAGCGCCCAGCCCAGCCCGGCCGCATGACGGTCGACACCTTCGTTCGCGAAAACGCGGACGCGGACTTCTATCTCTGCGGCCCGCTGCCGTTCATGCAGGCGCAGCGTGCGGCGCTGCTCGCCAGCGGCGTCCCGTCGGAGCGCATCCACCGCGAAGTGTTCGGCCCTGACCTGCTGGACGACATCCTCTGA
- a CDS encoding NnrS family protein, whose translation MPRQAPVLTIGKPDPASRASYTGLAVFALGFRPFYLLAAAFAALGMALWAALLLGVLPSTEGPATMAPLFWHAHEMVFGFAAAVVVGFLFTAGKNWTGLQTPQGAPLAALAGLWLAARVLMWTGPVPLAVAADVAFLPACGVAFLRILLRVKNTRNYGLSIALLGLGGVNAAFHAALALGAPLAALRCLDAAAGLVCLFVTVIGGRVIPMFTANAVPGVNVRRVGWAERAIVPATALAVLMFATPLQGLVPAIVFAAAAVVQGVRWAGWDTRRTLRTPIVSILHVAYAFLPIGFVMLAAAALGCGDRSTALHALTAGAIGGAIVAMITRTALGHTGRILRTGRTEHFAYGAIALAALVRVAGPALLPREVWTGAASMLWMSAFVAYLWRYTPWLMAPRADGREG comes from the coding sequence ATGCCACGCCAAGCCCCGGTCCTCACCATCGGCAAGCCCGACCCGGCAAGCCGCGCGTCTTACACGGGGCTGGCTGTCTTCGCACTCGGCTTCCGGCCGTTCTATCTGCTGGCAGCGGCCTTTGCTGCGCTGGGTATGGCGTTGTGGGCGGCGTTGCTGCTGGGCGTACTGCCGTCGACGGAAGGCCCGGCCACCATGGCGCCGCTGTTCTGGCATGCACACGAAATGGTGTTTGGCTTTGCGGCAGCGGTGGTGGTCGGTTTCCTGTTCACCGCAGGCAAGAACTGGACAGGCTTGCAGACGCCGCAAGGCGCGCCGCTCGCCGCGCTGGCTGGGCTGTGGCTGGCGGCGCGCGTGCTGATGTGGACGGGCCCCGTGCCGCTGGCTGTGGCGGCAGACGTCGCGTTCCTGCCGGCATGCGGCGTGGCGTTTCTGCGCATCCTGCTGCGCGTAAAAAACACGCGCAACTACGGCTTGTCGATCGCGTTGCTGGGGCTCGGTGGTGTCAACGCGGCGTTTCATGCAGCGCTGGCCCTGGGGGCGCCGCTGGCCGCGTTGCGTTGCCTCGATGCGGCCGCCGGGCTGGTGTGCCTGTTTGTCACGGTGATCGGCGGGCGCGTCATCCCCATGTTCACAGCCAACGCGGTCCCCGGGGTGAACGTGCGCCGCGTGGGGTGGGCCGAACGCGCCATCGTGCCGGCGACAGCGCTGGCGGTGCTCATGTTTGCGACGCCGCTTCAAGGGCTTGTTCCGGCCATCGTGTTTGCTGCGGCAGCAGTCGTGCAAGGCGTGCGCTGGGCCGGCTGGGACACGCGCCGTACGCTGCGTACGCCCATCGTTTCGATCTTGCACGTGGCATATGCCTTCCTGCCGATCGGGTTCGTCATGTTGGCCGCTGCGGCGCTCGGCTGCGGCGACCGTTCCACGGCGCTGCATGCGCTCACGGCGGGGGCCATCGGTGGCGCCATCGTCGCCATGATCACGCGCACCGCGTTGGGTCACACCGGCCGGATTTTGCGCACTGGCCGGACAGAGCATTTCGCCTACGGTGCCATCGCGCTGGCTGCACTCGTGCGCGTGGCGGGTCCCGCGTTGCTGCCGCGCGAGGTGTGGACCGGCGCGGCGAGCATGCTATGGATGTCCGCGTTCGTGGCGTACCTGTGGCGCTACACGCCATGGCTGATGGCGCCGCGGGCTGACGGCCGGGAAGGCTGA